One window of the Zea mays cultivar B73 chromosome 3, Zm-B73-REFERENCE-NAM-5.0, whole genome shotgun sequence genome contains the following:
- the LOC103652211 gene encoding uncharacterized protein, translated as MKNSGSWKIVQKFTHRHLWCVAENDIDERPSSSGLSYQDDTCVGSEVQVNEGDMEITGHQDADESINVSASVVDEFRVQREEEVEEYETSDNEDETGWQYASDNEESITIVNDDDDFSDNERRARGFSLIPDLKAHVNKSSQALHHDPTHARLPRLNTPTHARLPRLNAATKSNRLDATAPPHLGAAAPSNCLNAAIHPTVSVSAPHYLAVFKMPPGRIRDEVPITKYEKERALNVMRNNKMLSSLGITGLTSLIRSSSTRKNSIAREDFDPLYEPDHSEDNDHHVADQDEPFYIERRTTNMSTGFGGTKGSKRVVAPNVEDQVGRVTRQKTKELSLVEKDIHGSTANTDEHTLISANFPAHHDDEIQMCDEGQIDVMTDKWIRGKSMGKQLERISQGLNTKIPLVITEGNRRPKVPMQAAMLASEGGIVIRQHMPILTHSKEYKNDKSYLEDFVGRIGGQFAIDTKNQDVKYACADLMRCNQRQMRYKLKKAYFNGVAVDKVRTTSPLSTMTDEQWMQLVNMWSTPKHKDKCVNNKVIRGKVRFQQKTGSRSYIAHMHAAVIYIYNMCSIVPHLSFMFESYI; from the exons ATGAAGAATTCTGGAAGCTGGAAGATTGTTCAAAAATTTACACATAGGCACTTGTGGTGTGTGGCTGAAAATGACATTGATGAAAGACCTAGTTCCTCAGGACTATCATACCAAGATGATACATGTGTTGGTTCTGAAGTGCAAGTTAATGAAGGAGATATGGAGATAACTGGACATCAGGATGCTGACGAATCTATTAATGTCAGTGCAAGTGTGGTTGATGAATTTCGAGTGCAACGAGAAGAGGAAGTGGAAGAGTATGAGACAAGCGATAATGAAGATGAAACTGGATGGCAATATGCTAGTGACAACGAAGAATCAATAACTATTGTCAATGACGATGATGATTTCAGCGATAACGA GAGACGTGCTCGTGGTTTTTCATTAATTCCAGATTTAAAAGCACATGTGAACAAATCTTCGCAGGCGCTACACCACGACCCCACCCACGCCCGTCTTCCTCGCCTCAACACCCCCACCCACGCCCGTCTTCCTCGCCTCAACGCCGCCACCAAATCCAACCGCCTGGACGCCACCGCCCCGCCCCACCTCGGCGCCGCCGCTCCATCCAACTGCCTCAACGCCGCCATCCATCCAACTGTCTCGGTGTCTGCTCCTCACTACCTGGCCGTGTTCAAGATGCCCCCTGGAAggattagagatg AGGTGCCAATTACTAAGTATGAAAAGGAGAGGGCTTTAAATGTGATGAGGAACAACAAAATGTTGAGTAGCCTTGGTATAACTGGATTAACATCACTTATTCGATCAAGTAGTACAAGGAAGAACTCTATCGCTCGTGAAGACTTTGATCCATTGTATGAACCTGATCATAGTGAGGACAATGATCATCATGTGGCTGATCAG GATGAACCTTTCTACATTGAAAGAAGGACCACCAACATGTCTACTGGTTTTGGAGGAACAAAAGGATCCAAGAGAGTGGTAGCACCTAATGTAGAAGACCAAGTTGGTAGAGTAACTAGGCAGAAGACAAAGGAACTATCCTTAGTTGAGAAAGATATACATGGTTCGACTGCAAATACAGATGAGCACACATTGATTTCTGCCAATTTTCCTGCACACCATGATGACGAGATTCAGATGTGTGATGAAG GTCAAATAGATGTCATGACAGATAAATGGATAAGGGGGAAAAGTATGGGCAAACAATTGGAAAGGATAAGTCAAGGCTTAAACACTAAGATCCCATTGGTCATCACCGAAGGGAATAGACGTCCTAAGGTTCCTATGCAAGCTGCAATGCTTGCATCAGAAGGAGGAATTGTAATTAGGCAACATATGCCGATCCTAACACACTCGAAGGAATACAAGAATGACAAATCCTATTTGGAAGACTTTGTCGGTAGAATTGGT GGTCAATTTGCCATAGACACCAAAAACCAAGATGTCAAATATGCATGTGCTGATTTGATGAGGTGTAATCAGCGACAAATGAGATATAAGCTCAAGAAGGCTTACTTTAATGGTGTGGCAGTTGACAAAGTGAGAACAACATCACCGTTGAGTACTATGACAGATGAGCAATGGATGCAACTAGTCAATATGTGGTCTACCCCAAAGCACAAG
- the LOC103650616 gene encoding uncharacterized protein gives MLHLAIHLPDEAILRGPVQYGWMYPVERRLYTLKRFVRNMARPEGSIAEAYVANECLTACSRYFDDVDTRHNREGRNKERVDLSRGKFYVVQHGVELLGAPRITYLQDDYDKMVWYVLNNCSEVEPYIKMYKEELENEGIVNVEKTIQKHFSSWFKKHIASLCFVEGEDIDDDLYALACEPDLRVRIFSACLVDGVRYHIIDRERNRRTQNSGVMVEGTHNNECIDFYGCLKEIIEL, from the exons ATGCTACACTTGGCTATTCATTTACCTGATGAGGCAATCCTAAGAGGACCAGTGCAATATGGGTGGATGTATCCAGTGGAAAGAAGGTTGTATACATTGAAACGTTTTGTAAGAAATATGGCTAGACCTGAAGGGTCCATTGCAGAAGCATATGTTGCTAATGAGTGCTTGACAGCTTGCTCGAGGTACTTCGATGATGTTGACACACGACACAATCGGGAGGGTAGGAACAAAGAGCGTGTTGATTTGAGCAGAGGCAAATTTTATGTTGTTCAGCATGGAGTTGAACTTCTTGGAGCACCAAGAATTACATACCTCCAAGATGATTATGATAAGATGGTTTGGTATGTCCTAAACAATTGTTCAGAGGTCGAGCCATATATAAA GATGTATAAGGAAGAGTTAGAGAATGAAGGGATTGTTAATGTGGAAAAAACCATTCAGAAGCACTTTTCCTCCTGGTTTAAGAAGCAT ATTGCAAGTTTGTGTTTTGTCGAGGGAGAAGACATTGATGATGACCTATATGCATTGGCATGCGAACCGGATTTGCGAGTTCGAATTTTTTCTGCATGTCTTGTTGATGGTGTCCGGTACCACATCATTGACCGTGAGAGAAATAGAAGAACCCAAAACAGTGGAGTCATGGTTGAGGGCACCCATAATAATGAATGCATTGATTTTTATGGCTGCTTAAAAGAAATTATCGAGTTGTAG